From the Oryza glaberrima chromosome 5, OglaRS2, whole genome shotgun sequence genome, one window contains:
- the LOC127772684 gene encoding metal tolerance protein 6 isoform X1, protein MAAAAGVAAGTGRGGGEGEELLPNAVEGDGGCGGGDTCAGDRPWRLNFDGLRRPEAHQEKPPRRFHDRLGVLVQSPGDDVAEYLKKQQSELLEGFNEMDTLTDRGFLPGMSKVYILALEECEKVARSEALAIRLSNIANMVLFAAKVYASIRSGSLAIIASTLDSLLDLLSGFILWFTAFSKKTSNPYRYPIGKRRMQPLGILVFASVMATLGLQIILESTRSLFYDLAIYTIRTWSMTVLENVHSLVGQSASPEYLQKLTYLCWNHHKAVRHIDTVRAYTFGSHYFVEVDIVLPCDMPLQEAHDIGEAPQEKLESLPEIERAFVHLDYEFTHQPEHARSHDTL, encoded by the exons ATGGCTGCCGCGGCGGGGGTGGCTGCTGGAACGGGAAGAGGTggcggggagggagaggagctgcTCCCCAACGCCGTGGAGGGAGACGGCGGTTGCGGCGGGGGCGACACGTGCGCGGGGGACCGCCCGTGGCGGCTCAACTTCGacggcctccgccgcccggaGGCGCACCAggagaagccgccgcgccgcttccATGACCGCCTCGGAGTGCTAG TTCAAAGCCCTGGAGATGATGTTGCAGAATATTTAAAAAAGCAACAGTCGGAATTGTTGGAAGGTTTTAATGAAATGGATACACTCACAGATCGTGGTTTTCTTCCTGGAATGTCCAAGGTCTACATTCTTGCTCta GAAGAATGTGAAAAAGTTGCCAGAAGTGAGGCATTAGCCATCCGGTTATCTAATATAGCAAACATGGTTCTTTTTGCTGCAAAAGTTTATGCCTCAATAAGGAGTGGTTCTCTAGCTATAATTGCCTCCACTTTGGATTCTCTACTTGACTTGTTATCAGGTTTTATCTTGTGGTTTACTGCCTTTTCAAAGAAAACATCAAATCCATACAGGTACCCAATTGGTAAAAGACGCATGCAACCTTTG GGAATACTTGTTTTTGCTTCTGTTATGGCAACGCTTGGCCTTCAAATTATCCTAGAATCTACACGCTCATTGTTTTATGAT CTGGCGATCTACACAATCAGAACATGGTCAATGACGGTGCTAGAAAACGTCCACTCCTTGGTTGGCCAATCGGCTTCACCAGAGTACCTTCAGAAGCTTACCTACCTGTGCTGGAACCATCACAAGGCTGTCAGGCACATCGACACAGTGCGAGCATATACATTCGGCTCCCACTACTTTGTTGAGGTGGATATTGTTCTGCCATGTGACATGCCCTTGCAGGAAGCGCATGATATCGGCGAGGCTCCGCAAGAGAAGCTGGAGAGCTTGCCCGAGATTGAGCGGGCTTTTGTCCATCTCGACTACGAGTTCACCCACCAGCCTGAGCATGCTCGATCCCATGATACATTATAG
- the LOC127774524 gene encoding zinc finger protein ZAT12-like, which produces MSKRQFGEMDGGIDTARVLMLLSRRRQQHGDVGHARAARVFECRTCGRRFPTFQALGGHRASHKRPRHGAERAPRPAGDDDVGAGAGAALRLVGAASSLSTDEARAGGGGRRTRGAGAAHGCPVCGLEFAVGQALGGHMRRHRAAAGDVAAPRVETDDVVVGDECTGGICLDLNLTPSENCDKCRHAQLGVAVNSVQRTILLDRPL; this is translated from the coding sequence ATGAGCAAGCGGCAGTTTGGAGAGATGGACGGCGGCATCGACACGGCCCGCGTCCTCATGCTCCtctcccggcggcggcagcagcacggTGACGTCGGGCACGCGCGCGCGGCCCGCGTGTTCGAGTGCAGGACGTGCGGGAGGCGGTTCCCGACGTTCCAGGCGCTGGGCGGCCACCGCGCCAGCCACAAGCGCCCGCGCCACGGCGCCGAGCGCGCGCCGCGGCCagcaggcgacgacgacgtcggcgccggcgccggcgccgcgctccgcctcgtcggcgcggcgtcgtcgttgtcgacggacgaggcgcgcgcgggcggcggcggccgcaggacgaggggcgccggcgccgcgcacgGGTGCCCCGTCTGCGGGCTGGAGTTCGCCGTCGGGCAGGCGCTCGGCGGGCACATGCGgcggcaccgcgccgccgccggcgacgtcgcggcGCCGCGTGTGGAGACCGACGACGTTGTCGTTGGAGACGAGTGCACCGGCGGGATTTGCTTGGACCTGAACCTGACGCCGTCGGAGAACTGCGACAAGTGCCGGCACGCCCAGCTCGGCGTCGCCGTGAACTCTGTGCAAAGAACGATACTACTGGACCGTCCCCTTTGA
- the LOC127774523 gene encoding ras-related protein RABE1c-like, translating to MAAPPARARADYDYLIKLLLIGDSGVGKSCLLLRFSDGSFTTSFITTIGIDFKIRTIELDGKRIKLQIWDTAGQERFRTITTAYYRGAMGILLVYDVTDESSFNNIRNWIRNIEQHASDNVNKILVGNKADMDESKRAVPTAKGQALADEYGIKFFETSAKTNLNVEQVFFSIARDIKQRLAETDSKPEDKTIKINNKTDQGADKPAASGSACCGS from the exons ATggctgcgccgccggcgagggctcGGGCGGACTACGACTACCTCATCAAGCTCCTCCTCATCGGGGACAGCG GTGTTGGCAAGAGTTGCCTTCTCCTGCGGTTTTCTGATGGTTCCTTCACTACAAGCTTTATTACCACAATTGG TATTGACTTCAAAATTAGAACAATAGAGCTGGACGGGAAGCGTATTAAGCTACAAATTTGGGACACAGCTGGCCAAGAACGTTTCCGGACAATTACCACTG CGTACTACCGTGGAGCCATGGGTATCCTGCTTGTTTATGATGTCACCGACGAGTCATCTTTCAACA ACATTCGGAACTGGATTCGGAATATTGAGCAACATGCCTCTGATAATGTCAACAAAATTTTGGTTGGCAACAAGGCTGATATGGATGAGAGTAAAAGG GCTGTCCCTACTGCGAAAGGCCAAGCACTGGCTGATGAGTATGGCATCAAATTTTTCGAAACT AGTGCGAAGACAAACCTCAACGTGGAGCAAGTTTTTTTCTCCATTGCACGTGACATTAAGCAGAGGCTTGCTGAGACCGACTCCAAGCCTGAG GACAAGACAATCAAGATTAACAACAAGACGGATCAGGGTGCCGACAAACCAGCAGCTTCTGGATCTGCATGCTGCGGCTCCTGA
- the LOC127775081 gene encoding zinc finger protein ZAT7-like: MASGQRAVGEGSGGLRPTTHVAGGGGSARGEYFRCKTCSKTFTSFQALGGHRTGHTRMAARQRQEHGAAGAAVVGATNNQRRVVSAHQWHLCAVCGVEFRMGQALGGHMRRHRGEAAAATPPAAAAAASAGAVSSVEPPEMLDLNSPPAVEEAGEGDQEVERAEQEPRLLNLLV, translated from the coding sequence ATGGCGAGTGGGCAACGAGCGGTCGGCGAGGGGAGCGGTGGCCTCCGCCCGACGACGCacgtcgcgggcggcggcgggagcgcgcgcggggAGTATTTCAGGTGCAAGACGTGCAGCAAGACGTTCACGTCGTTCCAGGCGCTCGGCGGGCACCGGACGGGGCACACGCggatggcggcgcggcagcggcaggagCACGGCGCCGCGGGGGCCGCCGTCGTGGGGGCTACCAACAACCAGCGGCGGGTGGTTTCCGCCCACCAGTGGCACCTGTGCGCCGTGTGCGGGGTCGAGTTCCGCATGGGGCAGGCGCTCGGCGGGCACATGCGGCGGCACAgaggcgaggcggcagcggcgacgccgccggcggcggctgcggctgcgagcGCCGGCGCCGTGTCCAGCGTGGAGCCGCCGGAGATGCTCGACTTGAACAGCCCGCCGGCGGTCGAGGAGGCCGGTGAAGGTGATCAGGAGGTTGAGCGTGCGGAACAGGAGCCCCGTCTGCTTAATCTGCTCGTGTAG
- the LOC127774414 gene encoding uncharacterized protein LOC127774414, protein MSSQRPGRHQRRASQSVFVLPDNFADLDDVPAGAGGAGEDGRKGAAATADAAGGQQQARPSPAARHRRAMSVAVASSRELEMIKEDMGSYKIGA, encoded by the coding sequence ATGTCGTCGCAGCGTCCCGGCCGTCACCAGCGGAGGGCGTCGCAGAGCGTGTTCGTGCTCCCGGATAACTTCGCCGACCTCGACGACGtgccggccggcgccggcggcgccggcgaggacggccggaagggcgccgccgcgacggcggacGCGGCCGGCGGGCAGCAGCAGGCTcgcccatcgccggcggcgcgccaccGGAGGGCGATGTCGGTGGCCGTGGCGTCGTCCAGGGAGCTGGAGATGATCAAGGAGGACATGGGCAGCTACAAGATCGGCGCCTGA
- the LOC127772758 gene encoding coatomer subunit zeta-1 has protein sequence MESCPSVKNILLLDSEGKRVAVKYYTDDWPTLSAKLAFEKSVFVKTQKATAGAEAEIVMFDGHIVVYKFIQDLHFFVTGGEEENELILASVLQGFTDAVDIILRNNVDKRTALENLDLILLCLDEIVDGGIVLETEGSVIAEKVSAHGIEGATSLAEQTIVQALTTAREHLTKSLLM, from the exons ATG GAATCCTGCCCTTCGGTGAAGAACATCCTGCTGCTGGATTCCGAGGGGAAGCGCGTCGCCGTCAAGTACTACACGGATGATTGGCCTACTCTCTCGGCGAAGCTGGCCTTCGAGAAGTCGGTGTTCGTCAAGACCCAGAAAGCCACTGCCGGAGCAGAAG CTGAGATTGTAATGTTTGATGGCCACATTGTGGTGTATAAGTTCATCCAAGACCTCCATTTTTTTGTTactggaggagaggaggagaatgaGCTTATTTTAGCATCGGTCCTTCAAGGATTCACTGATGCAGTTGACATTATTCTCAG AAATAACGTCGACAAAAGAACAGCACTCGAAAATCTGGATCTCATCCTATTGTGCCTCGATGAAATTGTTGATGGAGG GATTGTCCTGGAAACAGAAGGAAGTGTGATAGCTGAAAAGGTGTCAGCACATGGAATAGAAGGTGCTACTTCACTCGCTGAGCAG ACTATAGTTCAAGCCCTAACAACAGCAAGAGAGCACTTGACCAAATCTCTTCTTATGTGA
- the LOC127773551 gene encoding probable histone H2A.4: protein MEVGAKVPKKAGAGGRRGGGGPKKKPVSRSVKAGLQFPVGRIGRYLKQGRYSQRIGTGAPVYLAAVLEYLAAEVLELAGNAARDNKKNRIIPRHVLLAIRNDEELGKLLAGVTIAHGGVLPNINPVLLPKKTGSAAAKEAKEGKTPKSPKKATTKSPKKAAAA from the exons ATGGAGGTGGGAGCGAAGGTGCCCAAgaaggccggcgccggcggccgccgcggcggcggcgggccgaaGAAGAAGCCGGTGTCCCGCTCCGTCAAGGCCGGGCTCCAGTTCCCCGTCGGCCGTATCGGCCGCTACCTCAAGCAAGGCCGCTACTCCCAGCGCATCGGCACCGGCGCCCCCgtctacctcgccgccgtcctcgagtACCTCGCCGCCGAG gtgCTCGAGCTTGCGGGGAACGCGGCGCGGGACAACAAGAAGAACCGGATCATCCCGCGGCACGTGCTGCTGGCGATCCGCAACGACGAGGAGCTCGGGAAGCTGCTGGCCGGCGTCACCATCGCGCACGGCGGGGTGCTGCCCAACATCAACCCGGTGCTGCTCCCCAAGAAGACCGGCTCCGCCGCGGCCAAGGAGGCCAAGGAGGGTAAGACCCCCAAGTCGCCCAAGAAGGCCACCACCAAGTCGCCAAAGAAGGCGGCGGCCGCTTAG
- the LOC127772684 gene encoding metal tolerance protein 6 isoform X2, producing the protein MAAAAGVAAGTGRGGGEGEELLPNAVEGDGGCGGGDTCAGDRPWRLNFDGLRRPEAHQEKPPRRFHDRLGVLVQSPGDDVAEYLKKQQSELLEGFNEMDTLTDRGFLPGMSKEECEKVARSEALAIRLSNIANMVLFAAKVYASIRSGSLAIIASTLDSLLDLLSGFILWFTAFSKKTSNPYRYPIGKRRMQPLGILVFASVMATLGLQIILESTRSLFYDLAIYTIRTWSMTVLENVHSLVGQSASPEYLQKLTYLCWNHHKAVRHIDTVRAYTFGSHYFVEVDIVLPCDMPLQEAHDIGEAPQEKLESLPEIERAFVHLDYEFTHQPEHARSHDTL; encoded by the exons ATGGCTGCCGCGGCGGGGGTGGCTGCTGGAACGGGAAGAGGTggcggggagggagaggagctgcTCCCCAACGCCGTGGAGGGAGACGGCGGTTGCGGCGGGGGCGACACGTGCGCGGGGGACCGCCCGTGGCGGCTCAACTTCGacggcctccgccgcccggaGGCGCACCAggagaagccgccgcgccgcttccATGACCGCCTCGGAGTGCTAG TTCAAAGCCCTGGAGATGATGTTGCAGAATATTTAAAAAAGCAACAGTCGGAATTGTTGGAAGGTTTTAATGAAATGGATACACTCACAGATCGTGGTTTTCTTCCTGGAATGTCCAAG GAAGAATGTGAAAAAGTTGCCAGAAGTGAGGCATTAGCCATCCGGTTATCTAATATAGCAAACATGGTTCTTTTTGCTGCAAAAGTTTATGCCTCAATAAGGAGTGGTTCTCTAGCTATAATTGCCTCCACTTTGGATTCTCTACTTGACTTGTTATCAGGTTTTATCTTGTGGTTTACTGCCTTTTCAAAGAAAACATCAAATCCATACAGGTACCCAATTGGTAAAAGACGCATGCAACCTTTG GGAATACTTGTTTTTGCTTCTGTTATGGCAACGCTTGGCCTTCAAATTATCCTAGAATCTACACGCTCATTGTTTTATGAT CTGGCGATCTACACAATCAGAACATGGTCAATGACGGTGCTAGAAAACGTCCACTCCTTGGTTGGCCAATCGGCTTCACCAGAGTACCTTCAGAAGCTTACCTACCTGTGCTGGAACCATCACAAGGCTGTCAGGCACATCGACACAGTGCGAGCATATACATTCGGCTCCCACTACTTTGTTGAGGTGGATATTGTTCTGCCATGTGACATGCCCTTGCAGGAAGCGCATGATATCGGCGAGGCTCCGCAAGAGAAGCTGGAGAGCTTGCCCGAGATTGAGCGGGCTTTTGTCCATCTCGACTACGAGTTCACCCACCAGCCTGAGCATGCTCGATCCCATGATACATTATAG